The Methanosphaera sp. sequence TTTTAATAACCTGTCCTGCCTTAATTGGTGTAAAACGGAATATTGCACATCTTGACTGGATTGGATCTATTATTTTTGATGAATAGTTACATGAAAGTATGAATGATGATGTTTTTGTATACATTTCCATTTCACGTCTTAGAGCTTGCTGTGCATCTTTTGTCATGTTATCTACCTCATCAAGGAAGATTATTCTAAATGGTGCACCTACAGCTTTAAGTTTACAGAAGCTTTTTATCTGGTTACGTACAGTGTCAATTCCTCTTGCATCTGATGCATTGAGTTCTAGGAAGTTTTGTTGCCAGTATTCTCCAAGTAGTGATTTTGCAAGTGCTATTGCACATGTTGTTTTTCCCACACCTGCTGATCCTGTAAACATTATATTAGGTAATGATTCTTCTTCAACATACCTATTTAATCTTTTAACAATCTGATCTTGTCCTATTACATCATCTAATGTTTTTGGTCTGTATTTTTCTACCCATGGTATATTCATTGTATTATTCACCCATAAATTTTATGAAATTTATATTAAAGTTATATTTTCTTTTATTTTAAAAAATTAGTTCTTTATTCTATTAAGTTAATTGTTTATTATATTTG is a genomic window containing:
- a CDS encoding replication factor C small subunit, encoding MNIPWVEKYRPKTLDDVIGQDQIVKRLNRYVEEESLPNIMFTGSAGVGKTTCAIALAKSLLGEYWQQNFLELNASDARGIDTVRNQIKSFCKLKAVGAPFRIIFLDEVDNMTKDAQQALRREMEMYTKTSSFILSCNYSSKIIDPIQSRCAIFRFTPIKAGQVIKRLQYIAECENLDVEEAALENIVYFTQGDMRRSINILQASTTTEGKVTADAVNDVVNKAKPKSVRKIILKALDHDFMSARNLLRDVMIVDGVSGDDLITQIYQEVVAMSSEDLISEDSFIQLMEYISECDYRIREGANARLQIEALLSKFLIVKK